In one Umezawaea sp. Da 62-37 genomic region, the following are encoded:
- a CDS encoding type III PLP-dependent enzyme → MSKYDDLAEKFGTPAYVYDLEVVAESRDQLFDMLPEGFHVFYALKSNPHPEIGRELRNGGCRAEISSTGELANALTAGFDPAGILYTGPGKTNAELELAIAAGVRLFSVESITDLRHVGAAAEKHEVTASCLLRINTTASSGGTGIRMMGRASQFGIDAETLPALMPALKSVPGTRVVGAHFFTMSNAQDEGSLLGEYEFVLRTAAQLRREVGLPLEVLDIGGGFSSPYAVPGPRTGYPNLRTGLEDLLDLHLPEWRDGGIELACESGRYLSGSSGSLLAGVVNVKEGRGSRFVILDAGINVLGGLSGIGRLLPAAVGIEEAGGEVGSLVGPLCTPGDSLAKATELPELAPGDIVTVPNVGAYGVTASLISFLGRPAPTEVVVRGDEIVSVSRLDYQRAYEVSP, encoded by the coding sequence ATGAGCAAGTACGACGATCTCGCCGAGAAGTTCGGCACACCCGCCTACGTCTACGACCTCGAGGTGGTCGCCGAGTCGCGCGACCAGCTGTTCGACATGCTGCCCGAGGGCTTCCACGTGTTCTACGCGCTGAAGTCCAACCCCCATCCCGAGATCGGCCGTGAGCTGCGGAACGGCGGCTGCCGCGCGGAGATCAGCTCCACCGGCGAGCTGGCCAACGCGCTGACCGCGGGGTTCGACCCGGCCGGGATCCTCTACACCGGTCCCGGCAAGACGAACGCCGAACTGGAGCTGGCGATCGCTGCGGGCGTCCGGCTGTTCTCCGTCGAGTCGATCACCGACCTGCGGCACGTCGGCGCCGCCGCCGAGAAGCACGAGGTGACGGCGTCCTGCCTGCTGCGGATCAACACCACCGCCAGCAGCGGCGGCACCGGCATCCGGATGATGGGCCGCGCCTCGCAGTTCGGCATCGACGCCGAGACGCTGCCCGCGCTCATGCCCGCGCTCAAGTCGGTGCCCGGCACCCGCGTGGTCGGCGCGCACTTCTTCACCATGAGCAACGCCCAGGACGAGGGCAGCCTCCTCGGGGAGTACGAGTTCGTGCTCCGCACGGCCGCGCAGCTGCGCCGGGAAGTCGGGCTGCCACTGGAGGTGCTGGACATCGGCGGCGGGTTCTCCTCGCCGTACGCGGTGCCCGGCCCGCGCACCGGCTACCCGAACCTCCGGACGGGCCTGGAGGACCTGCTCGACCTGCACCTGCCCGAGTGGCGCGACGGCGGGATCGAGCTGGCCTGCGAGTCCGGTCGGTACCTGTCCGGCAGCAGCGGTTCGCTGCTGGCGGGCGTGGTCAACGTCAAGGAGGGCCGCGGCAGCCGGTTCGTCATCCTCGACGCCGGGATCAACGTCCTCGGCGGGCTGTCCGGAATCGGCAGGTTGCTGCCCGCGGCGGTCGGCATCGAGGAAGCAGGTGGCGAGGTGGGCAGCCTCGTCGGTCCGCTGTGCACTCCCGGCGACTCCCTCGCCAAGGCGACCGAGCTGCCCGAACTGGCTCCCGGCGACATCGTCACCGTGCCCAACGTCGGCGCCTACGGCGTCACCGCGAGCCTGATCAGCTTCCTCGGCCGCCCCGCGCCGACGGAGGTCGTGGTGCGCGGCGACGAGATCGTGTCGGTGTCGCGCCTGGACTACCAGCGGGCTTACGAGGTGTCGCCATGA
- a CDS encoding cobalamin B12-binding domain-containing protein, with protein MTEELRTYGREVVTEPRRPLVIVSSMASDSHTWNLVYLELLVGELGFDVVNLGACVPDELLESECLSRRPAMLVLSSVNGHGYQDGLRVARRLRSFPELRALPVVIGGKLGVGGALTPEETTQLLLAGVDAVFDDQQSSTSFRRFAASLSAGVAQVEGAGA; from the coding sequence ATGACGGAGGAACTGCGGACCTACGGTCGCGAGGTCGTCACCGAGCCGCGCCGGCCGCTGGTGATCGTCAGCAGCATGGCATCGGACTCGCACACCTGGAACCTGGTCTACCTCGAGCTGCTCGTCGGTGAACTCGGCTTCGACGTGGTGAACCTCGGCGCGTGCGTGCCCGACGAGCTGCTGGAGTCGGAGTGCCTGAGCCGCCGCCCGGCGATGCTCGTGCTGAGCAGCGTCAACGGCCACGGCTACCAGGACGGCCTGCGCGTGGCCCGGCGGCTGCGGTCCTTCCCCGAACTGCGCGCGCTGCCGGTGGTGATCGGCGGCAAGCTCGGTGTCGGCGGGGCGCTGACCCCGGAGGAGACCACGCAGCTGCTGCTCGCCGGGGTCGACGCGGTGTTCGACGACCAGCAGAGTTCGACGTCGTTCCGCCGGTTCGCCGCGTCGCTGTCCGCGGGCGTGGCCCAGGTGGAGGGGGCGGGGGCGTGA
- a CDS encoding methylaspartate mutase yields the protein MSFEEFVARKHAAGELVVQPRMGFADPVAMRAGLVATKNADATTVGTLTLDSYTRVRDTDSVAHALRNGIALNGYPIVNHPPEVTRGMLDGLEGPDFPVQVRHGSARPADIFRAMISAGLHATEGGPVSYCLPYSRTPLDESVHNWEHCCDLLLEADHPGGRPHLETFGGCMMGQLCPPSELVALSVLEALFFYRKGLRSISVSYAQQTNMAQDQEAVSALRALCAELLPEATWHVVIYAYMGMFPRTPGGARGLLGRAAELAVTTGSERLIVKTTAEAHRIPTVVENIAALEHAGATARSVTGKVAVDSDNQVYREAFALVSAVLNSHADLGRAIVIAFKRGLLDIPYCLHPDNAGLARSYLDPAGRLCWSELGSLPLRGVVESRHADGITSSTLMSALSTVQRTYDAEALERPMTAIGGES from the coding sequence GTGAGCTTCGAGGAGTTCGTCGCTCGCAAGCACGCCGCGGGCGAGCTGGTGGTGCAGCCGCGCATGGGTTTCGCCGACCCGGTCGCCATGCGCGCCGGGCTGGTCGCGACGAAGAACGCGGACGCCACGACCGTCGGCACCCTCACGCTCGACAGCTACACCCGCGTCCGCGACACCGATTCCGTGGCGCACGCGCTGCGCAACGGGATCGCCCTCAACGGCTACCCGATCGTCAACCACCCGCCCGAGGTCACGCGCGGGATGCTCGACGGCCTGGAAGGACCGGACTTCCCGGTGCAGGTCCGCCACGGCTCGGCGCGGCCCGCGGACATCTTCCGCGCCATGATCAGCGCGGGCCTGCACGCCACCGAGGGCGGCCCGGTGTCCTACTGCCTGCCCTACAGCCGCACCCCGCTCGACGAGTCCGTGCACAACTGGGAGCACTGCTGCGACCTGCTGCTGGAAGCCGACCACCCCGGCGGGCGGCCGCACCTGGAGACGTTCGGCGGCTGCATGATGGGCCAGCTCTGCCCGCCGAGCGAGCTGGTGGCGCTGTCCGTGCTGGAGGCGTTGTTCTTCTACCGCAAGGGGCTGCGCAGCATCTCGGTGAGCTACGCGCAGCAGACGAACATGGCGCAGGACCAGGAGGCGGTCTCCGCGCTGCGCGCGCTGTGCGCCGAGCTGCTGCCCGAAGCCACCTGGCACGTCGTGATCTACGCCTACATGGGCATGTTCCCGCGGACCCCCGGTGGCGCGCGCGGCCTGCTCGGTAGGGCGGCCGAGCTGGCGGTGACCACCGGCTCGGAACGGCTGATCGTCAAGACCACCGCCGAGGCGCACCGGATCCCGACCGTCGTCGAGAACATCGCGGCGCTGGAACACGCGGGCGCGACGGCGAGGTCGGTCACCGGGAAGGTCGCCGTGGACAGCGACAACCAGGTCTACCGCGAGGCGTTCGCGCTCGTCTCCGCCGTGCTGAACAGCCACGCCGACCTGGGCCGCGCGATCGTGATCGCGTTCAAGCGCGGCCTGCTCGACATCCCGTACTGCCTGCACCCGGACAACGCCGGACTGGCGCGCAGCTACCTCGACCCGGCGGGCAGGCTCTGCTGGTCGGAGCTCGGGTCGCTGCCGCTGCGCGGCGTGGTGGAGAGCCGCCACGCCGACGGGATCACCTCGTCGACGCTGATGTCGGCACTGTCCACCGTGCAGAGAACCTACGACGCCGAAGCACTGGAGCGACCGATGACCGCGATTGGGGGCGAGTCGTGA
- a CDS encoding cytochrome P450, with product MSSRRTVRAYPFDMHEISVSEQYQALQRDEPMSRVQMPFGEPAWLATKYADVKVVTTDQRFSRELAQGLDQPRMRRQQMGDGIMGMDPPDHSRLRRLVGKAFTARRLEQMREGVRDLVNRLLDDMVAHGDSADLVEDLARPLPVTVICDLLGVPREDHKIFSEWTQALVSDATAKGDVLDVYGDQLDDYVAGLVAQRREEPTDDLLGALVYARDAGDKLTENELISIAGAGLLTGGVETVSTALPSFVFTLLTHPELLARLRADPDLMPTAIEELLRYVPINTAAMFARYATEDVRFGDVVVRAGDPVLPALHAANRDPEVFADPERIDLARSPNPHLAFGHGPHHCIGAQLARLELQEALKAILARFPEMRFADGREGVKWEYGVIVRGPSLLRVTW from the coding sequence ATGAGTTCACGCCGGACAGTCCGCGCGTACCCGTTCGACATGCACGAGATCTCCGTTTCCGAGCAGTACCAGGCCTTGCAGCGCGACGAGCCGATGAGCCGGGTGCAGATGCCCTTCGGCGAACCGGCTTGGCTGGCCACGAAGTACGCCGACGTCAAGGTGGTGACGACCGACCAGCGGTTCAGCCGGGAACTCGCGCAGGGCCTCGACCAGCCGCGGATGCGCCGTCAGCAGATGGGCGACGGCATCATGGGGATGGACCCGCCGGACCACTCCCGGCTGCGCCGCCTGGTGGGCAAGGCGTTCACCGCCCGTCGCCTGGAGCAGATGCGCGAGGGCGTGCGGGACCTGGTGAACCGCCTGCTCGACGACATGGTGGCGCACGGCGACAGCGCGGACCTCGTCGAGGACCTCGCGCGGCCCCTGCCGGTGACCGTGATCTGCGACCTGCTCGGTGTGCCGCGGGAGGACCACAAGATCTTCAGCGAGTGGACGCAGGCGCTCGTCAGCGACGCCACGGCGAAGGGCGACGTGCTCGACGTCTACGGCGACCAGCTCGACGACTACGTCGCGGGACTGGTGGCGCAGCGGCGCGAGGAGCCGACCGACGACCTGCTCGGCGCGCTCGTCTACGCCCGCGACGCAGGGGACAAGCTGACCGAGAACGAGCTGATCTCGATCGCGGGCGCCGGACTGCTCACCGGCGGGGTGGAGACGGTGTCCACGGCGCTGCCCAGCTTCGTCTTCACGTTGCTCACGCACCCCGAGCTGCTGGCGCGGTTGCGGGCCGATCCGGACCTGATGCCGACGGCGATCGAGGAACTCCTGCGGTACGTGCCGATCAACACCGCGGCGATGTTCGCGCGCTACGCGACCGAGGACGTCCGCTTCGGCGACGTCGTGGTGCGCGCGGGCGATCCGGTGCTGCCCGCGCTGCACGCGGCCAACCGCGACCCGGAGGTGTTCGCCGACCCGGAGCGCATCGACCTGGCGCGCAGCCCCAACCCGCACCTGGCGTTCGGGCACGGACCGCACCACTGCATCGGCGCGCAGCTGGCCCGGCTGGAACTGCAGGAGGCGCTCAAGGCGATTCTCGCACGGTTCCCGGAGATGCGGTTCGCCGACGGGCGCGAGGGCGTGAAGTGGGAGTACGGCGTGATCGTGCGCGGGCCCTCGCTGCTGCGCGTCACGTGGTGA